The following are encoded together in the Sphingomicrobium clamense genome:
- a CDS encoding DNA gyrase inhibitor YacG: MPKKPDSKCPDCGKPTAPEYRPFCSRGCKDRDLLNWLDEGYRIPGPAAALDNSERDENLGD, translated from the coding sequence ATGCCCAAAAAGCCTGATTCGAAGTGCCCCGATTGCGGCAAACCGACCGCGCCCGAATATCGTCCGTTCTGCAGCCGCGGTTGCAAGGATCGTGACCTGTTGAACTGGCTCGACGAAGGATATCGCATCCCCGGCCCCGCCGCAGCGCTAGACAATTCCGAACGCGACGAGAATCTTGGAGATTAG
- a CDS encoding ribonuclease E/G codes for MPEWIIEEGIGETRAALVEVDDILEARVRREGVIPAGTILEAKLVAVAPRMTVEAGGEQFLLPRGAPGISEGGKLHVEVTREALGGSEPWKRGLARVTEEEPREAPALADAKPGTIVGWDDLLEEARSGIVDYDGGQLRIEPTAAMTMIDVDGWLVPDKLSQMAAWASANAIRRLDLGGATGIDFPSLEGKEARQEVGNILDMYLAKPFERTAMNGFGFVQVVRPKSRASLIDLAADRAAFEARALLRRASNEVGAIALHGHPAVLEAIRPDWLERLSRKVGGAVTLQGDAAIAMSGAYAQKA; via the coding sequence TTGCCTGAGTGGATCATCGAAGAAGGCATTGGCGAGACGCGCGCCGCGCTGGTCGAAGTTGATGACATTCTCGAAGCCCGCGTGCGCCGCGAGGGCGTCATTCCTGCCGGCACCATTCTCGAGGCCAAGCTGGTCGCGGTCGCGCCGCGCATGACCGTCGAAGCGGGTGGCGAGCAATTCCTGCTGCCGCGCGGCGCGCCAGGGATCAGCGAAGGCGGCAAACTACATGTCGAAGTCACCCGCGAGGCATTGGGCGGGAGCGAGCCGTGGAAGCGCGGCCTTGCCCGCGTGACCGAAGAGGAACCGCGCGAAGCCCCCGCGCTCGCCGATGCTAAGCCGGGCACCATCGTTGGCTGGGACGACCTGCTCGAAGAAGCGCGCTCGGGCATCGTCGACTATGACGGCGGTCAATTGAGGATCGAGCCGACCGCGGCAATGACCATGATCGACGTCGACGGCTGGCTCGTGCCCGACAAACTGTCGCAGATGGCCGCCTGGGCCAGCGCCAACGCGATCCGCCGTCTAGACCTTGGCGGCGCGACCGGGATCGACTTCCCCAGCCTTGAGGGAAAGGAGGCCCGCCAGGAAGTGGGCAATATTCTTGACATGTATCTCGCAAAGCCGTTCGAGCGCACCGCGATGAACGGGTTCGGCTTCGTGCAAGTGGTCAGGCCTAAGAGCCGCGCCAGCCTGATCGACCTTGCCGCCGACCGCGCCGCGTTCGAGGCGCGCGCGCTGCTCCGGCGTGCATCGAACGAGGTCGGCGCCATCGCGCTGCACGGGCATCCCGCCGTCCTAGAGGCGATCCGCCCCGACTGGCTCGAACGACTATCGAGGAAGGTGGGCGGCGCGGTCACCTTGCAGGGCGATGCCGCCATAGCCATGTCGGGGGCCTATGCCCAAAAAGCCTGA
- the infA gene encoding translation initiation factor IF-1 — translation MAKEELLEMRGRVVELLPNAMFRVELENGHEILGHTAGKMRKNRIRVLTGDEVLVELTPYDLTKGRITYRFK, via the coding sequence ATGGCCAAGGAAGAACTTCTCGAGATGCGGGGTCGGGTGGTCGAGCTGCTGCCCAACGCGATGTTCCGCGTCGAGCTGGAGAATGGCCACGAGATCCTGGGTCACACGGCAGGCAAGATGCGCAAGAACCGCATCCGCGTGCTGACCGGCGACGAAGTGCTCGTCGAACTGACGCCCTACGACCTGACCAAGGGTCGCATCACCTATCGATTCAAATAG
- a CDS encoding Maf family protein, whose product MTLVLASASPRRRELLARIGVVPDHIEPADLNEDPLNRELPRPHAQRLAEEKAQAIAPRHEGAFVLAADTVVAVGRRILPKAEDEATLRACLELLSGRRHKVFTGVALVAPDGTMRSKVVETIVAMKRLSAEEIDTYAAMTDEWMGKAGGYGLQGYGEVYMRFIHGSHSNVVGLPLAETRTMLKSAGYPLA is encoded by the coding sequence ATGACGCTGGTCCTCGCCTCGGCGAGCCCGCGTCGCCGCGAGCTGCTCGCGCGGATCGGGGTCGTCCCCGACCATATCGAACCTGCGGACCTCAACGAGGACCCGCTCAATCGCGAGTTGCCGCGTCCGCATGCCCAGCGGCTGGCAGAGGAAAAAGCGCAGGCGATCGCGCCGCGCCATGAGGGCGCATTCGTCCTTGCCGCCGACACCGTCGTCGCGGTCGGTCGCCGCATCCTGCCCAAGGCCGAAGACGAGGCCACGCTGCGCGCCTGTCTCGAGCTGCTTTCGGGCCGCCGCCACAAGGTATTTACCGGCGTTGCACTGGTCGCGCCCGACGGCACCATGCGCTCGAAGGTGGTCGAGACAATTGTCGCAATGAAGCGGCTGAGCGCCGAGGAAATCGACACCTACGCAGCAATGACCGACGAATGGATGGGCAAGGCGGGCGGCTATGGCCTGCAGGGCTACGGCGAGGTCTATATGCGCTTTATCCACGGCAGCCATTCGAACGTCGTCGGCCTGCCACTGGCGGAGACGCGCACCATGCTGAAGTCGGCGGGCTATCCCCTTGCCTGA